From the Methanobacterium sp. BAmetb5 genome, the window ATCCTGAATAGGATTCATGGTTTGTTCAACTTCCTGGGCAGTTTCATTGGTAGCTTTACTGGCGTTCTGTAGTGCCTGATCTGCACTGTCTTTTATGTCACTTAAACTGGATTGTTCTGCGGCCATAACTGGTTGGAATATTAAAACACCCACTACCAGCACTAAAAAACTTATCAATAACTTTTTCATTAAATCACCATCCTAAAGTATGAGGCCATTAAATATTCATTAGAACCCTATGGAATCATCATAATCTAAACTAATTATGGGATAGAGTAGATATTAAATGTATACTTTAAATAGAGTGACCTTAAAACCAAATGGAAACAATAGTCAAGGCAAGTGTAATCATGAGTAAAGACCGATACCAGAAAGGCTTAGAAAATCTGAAGAAGATGAATCCCGAATCTTACCAGGACCTAGAAGAAGTTTTAAATGGCATAGCTCCAGATATGGCCCGTTACATTGCAGAATTCCCCTACGGTGATATCTATTCCCGGCCAGGCCTGGATCTTAAGACCCGGGAACTGGTAACTGTGGCTTCCCTCACCACCCTGGGAAGTGCCACCGCAGAGCTTAAAACCCATGTGCACGGTGCTTTGAATGTGGGCTGCACCCCCCAGGAGATAATTGAAGTTATAATCCAAATGGCAGTTTATGCCGGTTTTCCTGCAGCAATTAATGGTTTAATGGCTGCCAAAGAGGTCCTGGAAGAAAGGGGTGAAGAATTCGAAAAATAAACTGTTACCTTTATTTAATCAATATATTCAACTTTTTGATAAAAACTGATTCAGGGATAACTAAATTTTTAAAAAATCATTACCCTATTACCCTAATTAAAATTAGATTAATTAGATTAATTCACAAATTTGTAAAATCAAATTAATTGTAAAATCAGACTAATCCCCATTTAGAAATCAGTTTATCAAAAAAAATTATTCTTTTTACAGTCCAAATATATCCCGGGCATTGTTTTCTGTTACCCTGGCTACTTTTTCTACAGGAATGGATTTAACCTGGGCTATGGTTTTCACTGTTTCCTCGACAAAAGCCGGTTCGTTTCTCTGTCCTTTGAATGGTGAGAGATAGGGGCTGTCTGTTTCAGTGAGTAGATGAGATAAAGGTAGTTTAGCCGCCAGTTCCTGGTGATGTTCAGAAAAGCACACTATGGTGGAAATAGAGATGAAGTATCCCTCCTCCACTATTTTCTGGGCAGTTTGCAGATCCCCACCGTAACAGTGGAATATTACCGGGGGTAGGGAAGGATATTTTTTGACCATTTCCAGGGATTTTTCCTCGGCATCTCTGGCGTGGATAACCAGGGGTAACTGGTATTCTACTGCCATTTTCAGGAAGGTTTCAAAGAGTTTTACCTGTTTATCCTTATCTTCCTGGTTATCCAGGTCATTAAAGTCCAGTCCAGTTTCTCCCAGGGCTACAGCCTGATCTATGTTGGATTCAATTTCTGCCAAAGCCTGTTTAACTGCTGAAAAGTCAGCACGGGCGGCATTATCCGGGTGAAACCCCAGGGTAGGATATATGAATTTTTTATGTTCTGTAGCCAGTTGCAGGGTTCGGCGGTTCCCTCCCAGAGAGGCTCCGGAGTTTACAATGGCCGTGAGTTTCTCCTTAGCCCTGCTGATAACTTCCTGGCGGTTTTTATTGTAAGCTTTAAAATCAACATGACAGTGACTGTCGATCATTTTCCTCCACCGTTAGTGTGATTGATTAAATTTTGGTGGGTTTACTAGTACCGTTCTCAGTCTCTACACCTGTGTCATTAGATTATAGGGCGATCTAGTACACTTAATCTGTGTTCAGGTTCCGTAACGCCGGTCTCTCTGTTGGTAAGATCTTACTGCCCTTAAAAAGTCGACTTTCCTGAGTTCTGGCCATAAACTATCGCAGAAATATAGTTCCGAATAGGAAGATTGCCATAATAAAAATCCGCTGAGTCTTTCTTCACCACTGGTTCGTATGATCAGGTTGGGATCCTCCAGACCAGCAGTGTAGAGGTTTTTATTAACCAATTCCTCATTAATATCTTCCTGTTTTAATTTTCCCTCTTCCACTTCATTAACTATCTTCTTTATGGCATCAATGATTTCGGCACGTCCATCATAACCAATGGCTATATTTACCTGCCTTTTGTTGTAGTGGGCTGTGGACTCTTCTGCAACGCGGATGGCTTCCCGGACATCATCCGGTAAAAGTTCCAATTTACCCACGGCTTTAACCCGGACCTGGTTGTTATGTATCTTGGGGTTGCTGGCTATTCCCTGGAAATTCTCCTTAAAGAGCTGCATTAACCCATGCACCTCTTCGGGAGACCGGTTGAAGTTTTCGGTGGAGAAGGCATAGGCCGTTACAATTTCAATACCCAGATCAACACACCAGTCCAGTACCCGTTCTAAGGTACTTACTCCCCTCTTGTGTCCTTCAATAGTATTAATATTACCCTGGATTTTGGAAAAACGGCGGTTTCCATCCATGATAATTGCTACATGTTTTGGCATATTCTCCGGACGGAGATTTCGTGAAATATACCATTCATACAACCTGTAAAGTGGTGCTAATGCTGACATTTTATATTCCCTTAATATTTTATTAGATTTGTAAGATTTATTTAGTAATTTGTAGATTGGTAATTCCCCAGATTGAGGAGTGAATTTTAGATAAGTGATCTGTTATAATCATGCCGTGATGGGGGGATTATTTCCGCTGATTTGTGCCGGTAATTCTATAATATCCTGACAGGCAATGGTTTTTAGACTGTTTTGGAAAAGTCTTAGTTAATTAGTAAGTTTTTTATGGTTATTTAGAACCATGGATTATATACTAATGTTGTTTGGCCAGTTTTTCCGCCAGTTTCAAAGCCCGCAGGTATCCCTCTTCATTTTGGGATCGGGAAGTATCAATGAAGATTTCATCAATACCCAGGGTTACTGCCCCCTGGCTTTGAATCGAACCCAGCAAAACAAGGCTACGGAAAATCAGATTCCCACAGATACCATCTGGTGCCAGTATCATGTTGGCTCCATCAGCAATGGCATCTTCTATCAATATAAAGTAGTGTTTAACCGCATATTTATCCCTTGTGATCCGGGTTAACTCTTCTGCTTCCTGTATGGTCTCGTCTATCCGGGAGCTTCTACCTATATCCTGGGGCCTTCCCCCGGACAAGATAGCTATTTTAGGATTTAAACCCATCTGGCGAAGGAATTTGTCACCGTACTCAATGATTTTCCTCTTTTGTTTTAGGGTGTCACCTTCATCAATCCCCACTGGAGCCAGAAGAAACAGGTGTCCCTGTATATCCAGAAGTGATGCCCGGTAAACTTCAGGATACAGTTCCCGCAGCCGGGCCATGAAATGAGAGGCACTCAATGACCCTCTGATTGCAGCTGCAACCTCCCCGTTTAATAGCATGCCCAAGAGTTCCTCTTCAGATTCAGTTAAAACTACTTCAAAATCAACCTGGCGGGAGGCCTGGACTATGGCCTGGTTTTCACCCACACCTGCTGCGATTTTCATAGTTAATATTTTTCCTGTGGATCTATTTAAATATGAATAGCGGAATCTTCCCCGTATCCTCAGGACCGGAATTAGGGGATAATGACCCATGACAAAAAAGAGTAATTCTGTTAATTTTTATAAATGGGACAATAATATTAAATATCTGCCCCTTAATCCGATTTTTCCCCCTCCCTACCTAATTAGAAATTATTATAAATAATAAAGATATAGCAATTAATTATAAAATTCTTTGTGACTGATAATGGGTTAAGGTAATAATTAATAGGTGAACTTAACCGAATGAAAACTTAAAAAGGAATGAAATGTGAGTTGAAAATTAAAAACTGGGATTGAGGGATAAAAAGTTAAAAACTAGTCTGATAAATTTTTTTAACAAATTCCATAATTAAACGTTAGAATACTTAAAATGAAGGTGCTTTAATGGTTTTAAAACCTGAAAACCCCGAAGACCAAATTCAGTTCTCAGATAACACTAAGGGATATCTAGTTTGTACCCAGTGTAAGGGTTATTACGAATTACAAGAAAATGAAAGCCCAGAAGACTTTGAAAAATGTGAATGTGGTGGTTCCCTTAACTACCATGAACCCCATACCCCGATGAAAGATAATTTAAAATCCACTAGACAACATGTTTTTAATAAATCCCCCAAATCTCGGGGCGGATATACCACTCAAAACCCCCTTAACAAAGTAAAAACTGAAAATTCAACATCTGAAAATAAAAGAGTGGTTGACCGTATTTCTCCCCAGGAACCAGTATCTGATGAGGCCCTTGACACCCTGATCCAGGATAAAGGTAATTTATGGGATAATGTGGAAGAATTCCGTCCTGAAAACAAGAAAAATGAAGGCGCCAGCGATGTTATTGAACTAAACCGCATGATGATGATGGTTGACCAGAAAAGAGCCCTTGAAGAAAGTAACAAAAACTCTCCCCGAATTTCCAGAAAAATGGGACCCATAGGTTTCCTGGGTGCAGCGATTGTCCTCCTGATAGCGGTTCTGATAATTACCCTAGCCGGAGAGATATTTTAAGCCTTAGAATAATATTTTCCTTATTCTATTAATAAAAATTCTATTTATAAAAAGTGAAGTTTAAAAGTTTTTAACCTTTTAAACTATGGTTTATTTTTCCGCAGCTTTAATTCCCTTTTCCATGGCCTCCAGTGTTAACTGGATATCATCTGGGGTGTGTGCTGCAGATATGAAGCAGCATTCAAACTGTGATGGGGGAATGAATACCTCATTGGCCAGTAATGTCCGGAAGTAGGTGTTGAATTTTTCCACATCCGCGGTCTTAGCCTGGGCATAGTCCCACACCTTGGTGGGGGTGAAGTAGATCTGGAACATGGAGGATAGTCCCGCTACCTGATAATCCAGGGCAGCATCTTCCAGGATATCTGCCAGACCCCGGCGCATTTGAAGTCCCTTAGATTCTGATTCACGGTAGTAGGCTTTGTCCAGATTTTTAAGTGTTTCTATACCTGCCGTGATTGATATGGGGTTTCCGTTGAAGGTTCCTGCCTGATAAACATCTCCCTGTGGGGCAATGCGTTCCATTAATTCTTTTTTACCTGCAAATGCACCCATAGGGAATCCGCCTCCCAGAATTTTTCCCATGGTTACCAGATCCGGGGTTACACCAAAGTATTCCTGGGCACCTCCTGGGGCTATTCTAAATCCAGTGATAACCTCATCAAAGATTAATATTATGTCATTTTCAGTGGTTATTTTTCGTAAAAATTCCAGAAAACCTTTCTGTGGAGGTATACAACCCACGTTACCCATTACTGGTTCCAGGATGATGGCCGCAATTTCATCCTTTTCCTGTTCCACCAGGTTGGTGATGGCTTCTTCATCATTGAATGGTACCAGTACTGTGTTTCTGGTTGTTTCTTCCGGGACCCCGGGAGAGTCAGGTAATCCTGCGGCTCCGGAGCCTGATTTAACCAGGACATAGTCATGGGCGCCGTGGTAGGCTCCTTCGAATTTAATTATTTTCTTTTTCCCGGTGACTGCCCTGGCCAGGCGTATGGCGCTCATGGTGGCTTCCGTTCCCGAGTTTACAAAACGGACCATTTCCGCACAGGGAACCCTTTTTACCACTTCCTGGGCCAGGTTCACTTCTGCTTCTGTGGGAACACCATAGGCCGAGCCCCGTAGAAGTTGCTGGCCCACTGCTTCCATCACCGGTGCATAGGAGTGGCCCAATACCAGTGGCCCGTAGGCCAGGCAGTAGTCCAGGTAACTATTTCCATCCACGTCGAACAGGCGGGGCCCTTTTCCCTTAAGGGCAAAGAAAGGATAGGGTTTAATGGCCCTTACCGGTGAGTCAACCCCTCCGGGAAGATAATTCTTAGCATCTTTAAATAGATCTTCAGATTTCATTTTTATCCTCTCCATTAATTAACTTCATTATAAACTCAATGTATTCATTTATTAAGCTCTAACCTAATCCTCACCTTTCATTTCTTGAAATATTAATTAAAGAGTTAATTGCAGCTACAGCCACTGGAGTGCCACCTTTAGGGCCTTCAGTGACCAGGTAGGGGATTGAAGTCTCTGCCAGGGCTTTTTTGGATTCTGCCGCACCCACAAATCCTACCGGAACACCAATAACAGACTTAACATTCATTGAACCTGCCTCAACCTGTTCCATTACCTTCCACAGTGCAGTTGGCGCGTTTCCAATAACCACCACCCCCTCAAAACCTTCGACTGCCGCTAATTCCATGGCTGCTGCCGCCCGGGTGATTTCCTGTTCCCTGGCAAGCTTGACCGCTCGTTCATCATTGATATAACAGTAGATGTTTCCAGGATACTTGTTTATACCGGCCTTCACCATACTTATATCCGTCAGAATATCCTTCCCCTGGGAAACTGATTCCAGACTCTGCTGAACAAAATCAGAACTCATCCGAGTTATATCTGCATATTCAGGGTCCGCTGTAGAGTGAACTATCCTCTCCACTATAGATCGTTCCTCCGACGTCATACCCTTGGTTTTTTCATCAATAAGAGACCTTACAATCTCTCTACTTTTAGCAGCAATCTCGTATCCCTGTTTGGTAGATGCGCCCATAAATGTTGGTTTCATATTATCTTTCCGTGCCAGTTTTGGACTTATTCCCTAAATTTTTCCATTTAGGCTAGGGTAAACCTAAATCAAAATCATAAATAATCTTCTAACATATTTATCTCATTCTAATATTTTAATTCTTAGATTTAAAAAAACAGAGATTTGAAAAGGATAAGATTGGATTGTCATTTTAAGATAATATTGAAATCATCCACCTTTATAATCCTTCTTCAGTAAAATTCAACCCTATACTATCCCTGAAGTGCCATTCTTATACTCAAATTTATATAAATTATCCTACAAAAATAATAAACAATTATTTCTTGTAAGGAGGGAAAGTTTATGAAAGAACAGGCACAGGAAGTTAAAGGACAGGTACTTCAGACCATAGCCACACTACTCACCACTGCGTTTGGATTAATCGCAGCACTGGCATGGAACGAAGCAATAAAGGCATTAATAGCACAATTTCTTCCAAAAGGAAGCGACTTGATGGGCTTACTCATCTATGCAGTTTTAATTACCATCATAGCAGTGGTGGCAACTATAATAATCGGCAGAGCCATATCCCAGCCAGAAGAGGTCCAACTGGTTAAAATTGTGGATGAGTAATTGGAAAGGGATAATAAATTGGAAAAAGAAGATGAGAATCTTTTTCCAGATTTTCTTCTTTTTAAGATTAAATGAAAAGAATTTAAAAATTATAAAAAAAATAGTTGCCTCTTTATTCTACTTTAATTACCCGGGTCCCTGCGAGTTGATCCAGGTATCTCTCTTTCCCATCTTTACTCTGGTAAGATCCTACGGCCAGGTCAATCACCAGGGGTATCAACAGGAATTTAGAGATATTCCTCAGGAGTGCCTTTTTATAATCCATATCCCCCTCCTTGTACTGGACTTTTAGCTTGAACAGACCTTTACCCAGGGTTGTGGACCACTTCCCTTCCATTATCATGAAGTACAGGACTGTCAGCAATCCCCATAATATAAGCCAATAATTAAAAACCGAGTATAGATTGGTCCATGCGATTAACGGGTAAATAATAGCCGTCAGAACCCACATAAGTAGCGTGATGAAAATCGCATCAACTATCAAAGCAGCCAGTCTTCCACCCCAAAATTCCTCCATTATAAATCACCTGTGTTTACATCTGGATGTTTATACATTTATAGTAGCCGGATTTAATTGTTTAGTCTTCTTAGGTTCAGATTAACCCGGGTTAGAGTACTATTTGGTTCTATGGTTTTAGTAAAAAATGTGGAAAGTGGGTTAACAAACCCGGGGAACCGGATCGGCTATGGGTGCTTCCAGTATCCGTTTACCGCCCATCATAGTTTCCAGAATCACGTGTTTATCCGGGGTTACCTCACCAATTATCTGGGCATCTTTACCGTACTTGTTTTTACGGATAGCTTCCAGGATTTCATGGGCCTTCTCCGGGGCCACCCCCATTATGACCTTACCTTCGTTGGCCACTTCGTAGGGGTCAATTCCCAGCATCTCGGAGGCAGCAATAACCTCCCGTTTAACTGGTATCTTTTCTTCATCCAGAAACATACCCACACCCGATTTTTCAGCCATTTCATTGAGAGCGTTAGCTATTCCACCCCTGGTAGGGTCCTTCATGGCGTGAACTCCTCCAATATCCAGGGCAGCCTCCACCATACCCCATACTGGGGCCACATCAGATTTAAGGTCAGTTTCAAAGCCGAATCCTTCCCGGTAGCTCATGAGGGATATTCCATGGTCTCCCACACTTCCGGTGAGGATCACCTTATCCCCTACTTTTAGTCCAGAGTCGGGGGTGATGGCATTTTTAGGGGCAATACCAATCCCGGTGGTGGAGATGATCATTTTATCCAGTTTGTCATTCTCCATTACCTTGGTATCCCCGGTCACAATGGCCACACCTGTTTCTTGGCATACTTCATCCATGGACTGGACAATGCGTTCCAGGTCGTCCACGTTAAATCCTTCACTGATTACCATGGCGTTGGCTATGGCCAGGGGACGAGCACCCATCATGGCCACGTCATTAACTGTGCCGGCCATGGATATCCGGCCAATATCTCCTCCCGGGAAGAATAATGGATCGATGGTATGGCTGTCGGTGCTTATCACGATTTCATGTTCACCCAGGGGAATGGTAGCTCCATCATCCAGGGCTTCCAGGCCTACTCCACCATTGACACTCTTGTTTTTTATGTTTCCCAGAATTATATCTGAAATGAGGCCCTGCATTATCTCTCCGCCAGCCCCATGTGACATTCCGATTTTCATTGATTCACCAGTTCTCGACTATATTTAAAGCCCTTTTTAGGACCTTTTACACCATTCTAAAATCATCTAAGGAGAATAGAATTTTAATTATTATAGTAGAGAATTGGGAGGTTAGCCTATTTAAATATACCCCTTTATCTAAACCTGAATAAAACCCCTAAATGGACTGTAAAGAGAAAAAGACTGAAATTTTAAGGATCAAATGGTAGGAATACCATGATTTAACAGGCAGAAAAGACTTAACAATTATAAAGAAAATTAATTGTTCATACTCTTAAAAATAAGATATGCTTTGGGAGGGGATTAAAATATCAAATATGGGAGTGGAAGGTAAGGTTCTGGATGAAAACGGCCATCCTCTGGAGGGCCTGGTGGTTCAGGTGGAAGGTGCGGGAAAAATTGAAGCATCCCTAAAAGATAGCCGAGTCGTGAAGACACTGGATAAAATCTCCCCGGTTTCACTTAAAGACCAACCGGTGTTAGCTGAGTCTGAAACTGATAGTCAGGGCCATTATAGGTTATTATACTCCCCGGGTAGTTATCAGAATATTTTAGATGATAAACCCACTGTACAGGTGGTGGTTAAAGATGTTCTGGGGATATCGAAACTGGGAAGAACAGATAAGCACATCGCAGTATCTGAAACCATGAAGACCATGGAAGATGTCATCATCCCCCGTAA encodes:
- a CDS encoding carboxymuconolactone decarboxylase family protein; translated protein: MSKDRYQKGLENLKKMNPESYQDLEEVLNGIAPDMARYIAEFPYGDIYSRPGLDLKTRELVTVASLTTLGSATAELKTHVHGALNVGCTPQEIIEVIIQMAVYAGFPAAINGLMAAKEVLEERGEEFEK
- a CDS encoding TatD family hydrolase, giving the protein MIDSHCHVDFKAYNKNRQEVISRAKEKLTAIVNSGASLGGNRRTLQLATEHKKFIYPTLGFHPDNAARADFSAVKQALAEIESNIDQAVALGETGLDFNDLDNQEDKDKQVKLFETFLKMAVEYQLPLVIHARDAEEKSLEMVKKYPSLPPVIFHCYGGDLQTAQKIVEEGYFISISTIVCFSEHHQELAAKLPLSHLLTETDSPYLSPFKGQRNEPAFVEETVKTIAQVKSIPVEKVARVTENNARDIFGL
- the uppS gene encoding polyprenyl diphosphate synthase translates to MSALAPLYRLYEWYISRNLRPENMPKHVAIIMDGNRRFSKIQGNINTIEGHKRGVSTLERVLDWCVDLGIEIVTAYAFSTENFNRSPEEVHGLMQLFKENFQGIASNPKIHNNQVRVKAVGKLELLPDDVREAIRVAEESTAHYNKRQVNIAIGYDGRAEIIDAIKKIVNEVEEGKLKQEDINEELVNKNLYTAGLEDPNLIIRTSGEERLSGFLLWQSSYSELYFCDSLWPELRKVDFLRAVRSYQQRDRRYGT
- the mtxX gene encoding methanogenesis marker protein Mmp4/MtxX, with translation MKIAAGVGENQAIVQASRQVDFEVVLTESEEELLGMLLNGEVAAAIRGSLSASHFMARLRELYPEVYRASLLDIQGHLFLLAPVGIDEGDTLKQKRKIIEYGDKFLRQMGLNPKIAILSGGRPQDIGRSSRIDETIQEAEELTRITRDKYAVKHYFILIEDAIADGANMILAPDGICGNLIFRSLVLLGSIQSQGAVTLGIDEIFIDTSRSQNEEGYLRALKLAEKLAKQH
- the hemL gene encoding glutamate-1-semialdehyde 2,1-aminomutase, whose product is MKSEDLFKDAKNYLPGGVDSPVRAIKPYPFFALKGKGPRLFDVDGNSYLDYCLAYGPLVLGHSYAPVMEAVGQQLLRGSAYGVPTEAEVNLAQEVVKRVPCAEMVRFVNSGTEATMSAIRLARAVTGKKKIIKFEGAYHGAHDYVLVKSGSGAAGLPDSPGVPEETTRNTVLVPFNDEEAITNLVEQEKDEIAAIILEPVMGNVGCIPPQKGFLEFLRKITTENDIILIFDEVITGFRIAPGGAQEYFGVTPDLVTMGKILGGGFPMGAFAGKKELMERIAPQGDVYQAGTFNGNPISITAGIETLKNLDKAYYRESESKGLQMRRGLADILEDAALDYQVAGLSSMFQIYFTPTKVWDYAQAKTADVEKFNTYFRTLLANEVFIPPSQFECCFISAAHTPDDIQLTLEAMEKGIKAAEK
- a CDS encoding cobalt-precorrin-8 methylmutase encodes the protein MKPTFMGASTKQGYEIAAKSREIVRSLIDEKTKGMTSEERSIVERIVHSTADPEYADITRMSSDFVQQSLESVSQGKDILTDISMVKAGINKYPGNIYCYINDERAVKLAREQEITRAAAAMELAAVEGFEGVVVIGNAPTALWKVMEQVEAGSMNVKSVIGVPVGFVGAAESKKALAETSIPYLVTEGPKGGTPVAVAAINSLINISRNER
- a CDS encoding DUF5654 family protein yields the protein MKEQAQEVKGQVLQTIATLLTTAFGLIAALAWNEAIKALIAQFLPKGSDLMGLLIYAVLITIIAVVATIIIGRAISQPEEVQLVKIVDE
- a CDS encoding RDD family protein, yielding MEEFWGGRLAALIVDAIFITLLMWVLTAIIYPLIAWTNLYSVFNYWLILWGLLTVLYFMIMEGKWSTTLGKGLFKLKVQYKEGDMDYKKALLRNISKFLLIPLVIDLAVGSYQSKDGKERYLDQLAGTRVIKVE
- the hypE gene encoding hydrogenase expression/formation protein HypE is translated as MKIGMSHGAGGEIMQGLISDIILGNIKNKSVNGGVGLEALDDGATIPLGEHEIVISTDSHTIDPLFFPGGDIGRISMAGTVNDVAMMGARPLAIANAMVISEGFNVDDLERIVQSMDEVCQETGVAIVTGDTKVMENDKLDKMIISTTGIGIAPKNAITPDSGLKVGDKVILTGSVGDHGISLMSYREGFGFETDLKSDVAPVWGMVEAALDIGGVHAMKDPTRGGIANALNEMAEKSGVGMFLDEEKIPVKREVIAASEMLGIDPYEVANEGKVIMGVAPEKAHEILEAIRKNKYGKDAQIIGEVTPDKHVILETMMGGKRILEAPIADPVPRVC